Proteins found in one Plasmodium sp. gorilla clade G2 genome assembly, chromosome: 14 genomic segment:
- a CDS encoding DNA mismatch repair protein, putative, whose amino-acid sequence MFFMWLYKYKVYMFVMFFFVLVENTMSMKKNLMFTYFNKKKFIYIKKNVLFLNNKYISNLVYTKEDDIYKINEISNVIGRNRKKKNRNINNDEDNDNNGNKNELDDNIISSNRYINNLFFTNNKNISPDIRNNNNEDSHDNNNNNNILDTSYNHDKYNMSDNELQLYKNKCKIPLYWIKKLDNLKNMNAINCIEYLKDDNLLYFDNYKNKGLLKFLNDEKRKYSNCIILSRVGDFYETYGLDSIFLIEFLNIKKMNNRLSCGFIKSSINKALNILTNNNLNVCIYEEINEKSLKMKKRYLSQIVTPEFPIYLNNIQYYNKDEDIQPNKNNNNNNNIINNNNNNNCSSYNNMDKCLDSSNLSALSFFNSYDLDDYFVIKEIVCIYIESKNIFSLSKINLSLKTISIYDNITFDVLNVYLKNTNFLKVYIHQHTNTSFTKKITELFKIENYYLFNNFKSSFYFHMFILDKLKKQIHVKGLFRLIKNKNVFKIESADCKKEEKSMQKQISNYMNYKQNNKINHRLINNVNNNIDDNEKDTINNNNNNNNNNNDVEENIDVEINKNEEDNNIDKIKNKNIIDNNFEYSFSSYCTPLNIFTSYNMGIYKQNNHYENKNNFLFYNIIDINNNNSNSINISESLEFFKNIFLFYPPFEVTKHIRYINEYIKNNMKDLIIPNIKPFKNNIIISLLSNLKADHHILKKILVNIDAVLNCIRNYDFSLLVSIFKVLNHQNSFKLHIIKFYKLLMNIQKIMKDNLDLGLCSKFSYQSDIQAFNDFVIYHEMDVYNIINENLLIEENKELENSRTDLLNTIISNYSEYDRTKNGDKDINLLNKMIKIDNANDIIGIKKNINKKKKNEQISEFFHPLNKKSDVMKNVYVTQEVQNKIKIYLFSIYKKKKKINEIIHNINIQLSSSVHILSFVSNFLQIIQALYNHTVNSLKKGWSLPICKHLHLSYENVSFNNIDDKLGYIQKKVYNDIDEIKEDTLTKNVNTNDSSNNFINDQKNTKEFVKLSLCDEERILENVDKDSVEEIKKMYKEKNYVNDSITYIMGAKPYNVIKHNLIKYDFFLKKKNFILLTGKNMSGKTTLSFTILSILFLSNLGMYAPCDEKSIIGKFREFYSLKNVNYQEQIENMSLFREQAYYINSIIEEIKENYSIDKRPTREKEIFIVLDEPCIATTPVDNAIIISAVSDYLKNYCGIIITHNYDLLNKICQSKNIVFKRINKDINYLKEQDNKIVGKLEDGICKNSEALETCRYTNIDPHVLNLLNEYEKKYKFIHNLSNTLYTKFLEYIQYRKDGKCLNDFFDQYINDIIKQKSDKHEIQYNTPSNMENNYNNSYISNHQKHYISENQKYDNNYDMDFIKDKELNNIINSNNNIQEFLNNYDKTRIYNENLNNNNLEQYDNSIIYDNKLNVIIKKIEEASNKKVIKIGMNEEVPIYYKNKSIVYILCIFSKNENDPYFYIGISDNISERIKCHTRNLLNNKNLLKNPKKNNLLNYKYDWTKFYILLFHVDNKMIASKYEKELSNLLKDNYNILSK is encoded by the exons ATGTTTTTTATGtggttatataaatataaggtGTACATGTTTGtcatgtttttttttgtacttGTTGAAAATACGATGAGTATGAAAAAGAATTTGATGTtcacatattttaataaaaaaaagtttatatatataaagaagaatgtattatttttgaataataaatatataagtaattTAGTATATACTAAGgaagatgatatatataaaattaatgagATAAGTAATGTTATAGGAAGGaatagaaagaaaaaaaatagaaatattaataatgatgaggataatgataataatggtaataaaaatgaactagatgataatataatatcatcgaatagatatattaataatttattttttacaaataataaaaatatatcacctgatattagaaataataataatgaagatagccatgataataataataataataatatattagataCATCATATAAtcatgataaatataatatgtctGATAATGaattacaattatataaaaataaatgtaaaattCCACTGTATTGGattaaaaaattagataacctaaaaaatatgaatgctATAAATTGTatagaatatttaaaagatgataatttgttatattttgataattataaaaacaaaggATTATTAAAATTTCTAAATGATGAAAAGAGAAAATATAGTAATTGCATAATTTTATCAAGAGTAGGAGATTTTTATGAAACATATGGTTTGGATTCTATATTTCTCATTGAatttttaaacataaaaaaaatgaataatagaTTATCATGTGGTTTTATAAAGAGCAGTATAAATAAagctttaaatatattaactaacaataatttaaatgtatgtatatatgaagaaattaatgaaaaatctttaaaaatgaaaaagagaTATTTATCTCAAATAGTAACTCCTGAATttcctatatatttaaataatatacaatacTATAATAAGGATGAAGATATACAACCAAACaaaaacaacaacaacaataataatattattaataataataataataataattgtagtagttataataatatggataaatGTTTAGATAGTTCTAATCTGAGTGCACTAtccttttttaattcttatgATCTAGAtgattattttgttataaaagaaattgtttgcatatatatagagagcaaaaatattttttcattaagtaaaattaatttaagcTTAAAAactatatctatatatgataatataaccTTTGATgttttaaatgtatatttaaaaaatacgaATTTTTTAAAGGTATATATACATCAACATACCAATACAtcatttacaaaaaaaatcactgaattattcaaaatagaaaattattatttatttaataatttcaagtcaagtttttattttcatatgtttatattagacaagttaaaaaaacaaatacatGTAAAAGGCTTATTCAGattaataaagaataaaaatgtcTTCAAAATTGAATCAGCAGATTGTAAGAAGGAGGAAAAATCGATGCAGAAACAAATTagtaattatatgaattataagcagaataataaaattaaccATAGActtataaataatgtaaataacaatattgatgataatgaaaaggataccataaataataataataataataataataataataatgatgtagAGGAAAATATCGAtgtagaaataaataaaaatgaggaagataataatattgataagattaaaaataaaaacattatagataataattttgaatattcattttcatcTTATTGCACAcctttgaatatatttacgAGTTATAATATGGGTATATATAAACAGAATAAtcattatgaaaataaaaataattttttattttataatattattgatataaataataataattcaaatagtataaatatatcagaaTCATTAGAgttttttaagaatatttttcttttttatccaCCTTTTGAAGTTACAAAacatataagatatataaatgaatatataaaaaacaatatGAAAGATTTAATTATACCTAATATAAAACCAtttaagaataatattattatatctctTTTATCAAATTTAAAAGCTGATCAtcacattttaaaaaagatattagTAAATATAGATGCAGTATTAAATTGTATTAGAAATTATGATTTCTCACTTTTAGTATCAATATTTAAAGTATTAAATCATCaaaattcttttaaattacatataattaaattttataagcttttaatgaatattcaaaaaataatgaaagaCAATTTGGATTTAGGTTTATGTTCAAAATTCTCTTATCAATCAGATATTCAAGCATTTAATGATTTTGTCATATATCATGAAATggatgtatataatataattaatgaaAATCTTCtaattgaagaaaataaagaattagaAAATTCAAGAACagatttattaaatacaaTTATATCAAATTATTCAGAATATGATAGAACAAAAAATGGAGATAAggatattaatttattaaacaaaatgatCAAAATTGATAATGCGAATGATATTAtaggtataaaaaaaaatataaataaaaaaaaaaaaaatgaacaaatttCAGAGTTTTTTCAtccattaaataaaaaatcagatgttatgaaaaatgtatatgtaaCTCAAGAAGTGcagaataaaattaaaatatatttattctcaatatataaaaagaaaaaaaaaataaatgaaataattcacaatataaatatacaattatCTTCTTCAGTTCATATACTTTCATTTGTGTCAAACTTCTTGCAAATAATTCAG GCTCTTTATAACCATACCGTTAATAGTCTCAAGAAAGGATGGTCACTACCAATATGTAAACACCTTCATTTGTCATATGAAAATGTGAGCTTTAACAATATAGACGATAAGTTGggttatatacaaaaaaaagtCTATAACGACATAGACGAAATAAAAGAGGATACATTAACAAAGAATGTTAATACAAATGATTCAtccaataattttataaatgatcAAAAAAATACCAAAGAATTTGTAAAATTATCTCTATGTGATGAAGAGAGAATTTTAGAAAACGTAGACAAAGATTCAgtagaagaaataaaaaaaatgtataaagaaaaaaattatgttaatgattcaataacatatataatggGAGCCAAACCatataatgtaataaaacataatttaattaaatatgatttttttttgaaaaagaaaaattttattttactgACTGGAAAAAATATGAGTGGAAAAACTACATTGTCTTTTACCATTTTgagtatattatttttgtcgAATTTgg gtATGTATGCACCTTGTGATGAAAAAAGTATTATAGGAAAGTTTCGAGAATTTTATAGTTtgaaaaatgtaaattatCAAGAGCAAATTGAAAATATGTCTTTATTTAGAGAACAAgcttattatattaattcaattattgaagaaataaaagaaaattattctATAGATAAAAGACCAACAAGAGAAAAGGAAATTTTTATTGTCCTCGATGAACCATGTATAGCAACCACGCCTGTTGATAATGCAA TTATTATAAGCGCAGTCTCGGATTATCTTAAAAATTATTGTGGAATTATAATTACTCATAATTACGatttattaaacaaaatatgCCAGAGCAAAAACATCgtttttaaaagaattaataaagatattaaCTATTTGAAAGAacaagataataaaatagtTGGTAAATTAGAAGACGGTATTTGTAAAAACAGTGAAGCCTTAGAAACATGTAGATATACAAATATCGATCCACatgttttaaatttattaaatgaatatgaaaagaaatataagtTTATTCATAATTTAAGTAATACTTTGTATACAAAATTTTTAgaatatattcaatatagAAAAGATGGAAAGTGTCTTAATGACTTTTTTgatcaatatataaatgatataataaaacaaaagagTGATAAACATgaaatacaatataatacTCCTAgtaatatggaaaataattataataacagTTATATTTCAAATCATCAAAAGCATTACATATCAGAAAATCAAAagtatgataataattatgatatggATTTCataaaagataaagaattaaataatataataaattctaataataatatacaagaatttttaaataattatgataaaacaagaatatataatgaaaatctaaataataataatctagAACAATATGATAACTCAATAATTTACGATAATAAACTAAatgttataattaaaaaaattgaagaagCATCAAATAAGAAGGTTATAAAAATAGGAATGAATGAAGAAGTAcctatttattataaaaataaaagtattgtttatattttatgtattttttcaaaaaatgaaaatgatccatatttttatataggtATAAGTGATAATATATCAGAAAGAATAAAATGTCATACaagaaatttattaaataataaaaatcttttaaaaaatccaaagaaaaataatctattaaattataaatatgattgGACTAAATTCTATATTTTGCTTTTTCATGTggataataaaatgattgCATCGAAATATGAAAAGGAGCTTTCTAATTTGTTGAaggataattataatatattatctaaataa
- a CDS encoding COBW domain-containing protein 1, putative yields the protein MIGITIITGFLGAGKTTLLKNLLNESIEKDKKIAIIHNEFTEKNNNIDKIVFKDINDIYNIPKNKDDDKNNVNNNLKTNIKNNKNELRIINEIDSEEGFIYELNNGCLCCSNKSNFVKLIENILSLKTNYDYIFVEVSGVYDNIQINNLLWLDELNKSKIYLDSIIHIVDSYHFIKYYNKQEIKQNNNDTLFNEINQDNEYEYQYQSNNIDHNEKTPEYEQIMVSDVIILNKIDKLNQHNISELKSFIHKINPISNVFPTSYSIVPIEYITNLKCYEKKNIKNIIINNKKVENVVSFHYNDFHNMTFHFDHDISSLIQLSDILNKMKDKFIKQKDKNILKQIITILKNKNIFSYKKINNILASLLWNSKLQIYRGKGVFVAFNDDIYNNKHKIKLNIYYYQSVGDLYEINHVMTDIHTFFQTYLTKGINEKDKINNNNNDINFFSNNINNINGHNQFNIDNINYENEEKTCDDLLELENYISDDSSCSENNEYNINNILDNMHIFTSRFLFIGKNINMQDIKKKLDDCLYK from the coding sequence ATGATTGGAATCACAATAATCACCGGCTTCTTAGGAGCTGGAAAAACTACACtactaaaaaatttattaaatgaaagtattgagaaagataaaaaaattgcaATTATTCATAATGAATTCACAGAAAAGAACAACAACATTGATAAAATAGtttttaaagatataaatgatatatataatattccaaaaaataaagacgatgataaaaataatgtaaataataatttaaaaacaaatataaaaaacaataaaaatgaattaagaataataaatgaaattgATAGTGAAGAAGGTTTCATTTATGAACTTAATAATGGTTGTTTATGTTGTTCAAATAAAAGTAATTTTGTTAAATTgattgaaaatattttatcattaaaaactaattatgattatatatttgtagaaGTTTCAGGtgtttatgataatatacaaattaataatttattatggtTAGATGAACTTAATAagtcaaaaatatatttagatagtattatacatatagtagattcatatcattttataaaatattataataaacaagaaataaaacaaaataataacgACACATTATTTAATGAAATTAATCAAGATAATGAATATGAATATCAATATCAATCCAACAACATTGATCATAATGAAAAAACTCCAGAATATGAACAAATTATGGTATCTgatgttataatattaaataaaatagataaaTTAAATCAACACAATATAAGTGAACTAAAAAGttttattcataaaataaatccCATCAGCAATGTATTCCCAACTAGCTATTCTATTGTACCtatagaatatataacaaacttaaaatgttatgaaaaaaaaaatataaaaaatattataattaataataaaaaagtagAAAATGTTGtttcttttcattataatgATTTTCATAATATGACATTTCATTTTGATCATGACATATCATCATTAATACAATTAagtgatatattaaataaaatgaaagataaatttataaaacaaaaggataaaaacatattaaaacaaattataacaatacttaagaataaaaatattttttcatataaaaaaattaataatatattagctAGCCTTTTATGGAATAGcaaattacaaatatatcGTGGTAAAGGTGTTTTTGTTGCTTTTAATGATGATATTTATAACAATAAACATAAAatcaaattaaatatttattattatcaaagtGTTGGAGatttatatgaaattaaTCATGTTATGACTGATATACATACATTTTTTCAAACATATCTAACAAAAggtataaatgaaaaagacaaaataaacaacaataataatgatataaattttttttctaataatattaataatataaatggaCACAACCAGTTTAAcattgataatattaattatgaaaatgaagAGAAAACATGTGATGATCTTTTAGAACTcgaaaattatatatcagATGATTCTTCTTGTagtgaaaataatgaatataacataaataatatattggataatatgcatatttttacatccagatttttatttataggaAAAAACATCAATATGcaagatataaaaaagaagctTGATGATTGcttatacaaataa
- a CDS encoding ribonucleotide reductase small subunit, translating to MADVINISRIPIFSKQEREFSDLQKGKEINEKILNKESDRFTLYPILYPEVWDFYKKAEASFWTAEEIDLSSDLKDFEKLNDNEKHFIKHVLAFFAASDGIVLENLASKFLREVQITEAKKFYSFQIAVENIHSETYSLLIDNYIKDEKERLNLFHAIENIPAVKNKALWAAKWINDTNSFAERIVANACVEGILFSGSFCAIFWFKKQNKLHGLTFSNELISRDEGLHTDFNCLIYSLLDNKLPEQMVQNIVKEAVEVERSFICESLPCDLIGMNSRLMSQYIEFVADRLLECLGCSKIFHSKNPFNWMDLISLQGKTNFFEKRVADYQKSGVMAQRKDQVFCLNTEF from the coding sequence ATGGCTgatgttataaatatttctagAATACCAATATTTAGCAAACAGGAAAGAGAATTTAGTGATTtacaaaaaggaaaagaGATAAATGAGAagatattaaataaagaGAGTGATCGTTTTACTTTATATCCAATATTATATCCTGAAGTTTGGGATTTTTACAAGAAAGCTGAAGCTTCATTTTGGACAGCAGAAGAAATTGATTTATCTAGCGATTTAAAAGATTTTGAGAAATTGAATGACAATGAGAAACATTTTATAAAGCATGTGTTAGCATTTTTTGCAGCAAGTGATGGTATAGTATTAGAGAATTTGGCTAGTAAATTTTTAAGAGAGGTTCAAATAACAGAagcaaaaaaattttattcttttcaaaTAGCTGTAGAAAATATTCATTCAGAAACATATAGTTTATTAattgataattatattaaagatgaaaaagaaagattaaatttatttcatgCTATAGAAAATATCCCTgcagtaaaaaataaagcatTATGGGCAGCAAAATGGATTAATGATACTAATTCATTTGCTGAAAGGATAGTAGCTAATGCATGTGTTGAAGGAATATTATTCAGTGGTAGTTTTTGTGCTATTTTTTGgtttaaaaaacaaaataaattacaTGGTTTAACATTTAGTAATGAATTAATAAGTAGAGATGAAGGACTACATACAGATTTTAATTGCTTAATTTATAGTTTATTAGATAATAAACTTCCAGAACAAATGGTACAAAATATTGTTAAAGAAGCTGTAGAAGTTGAAAGATCTTTTATATGTGAATCATTACCATGTGATTTAATAGGTATGAATTCTAGACTTATGTCTCAATATATAGAATTTGTTGCAGATAGATTATTAGAATGTTTAGGATGCTCTAAAATTTTCCATTCAAAAAATCCATTCAATTGGATGGACTTAATTTCACTTCAAGGAAAAACAAACTTTTTCGAGAAAAGGGTCGCAGATTATCAAAAATCAGGAGTCATGGCCCAACGAAAGGACCAGGTCTTTTGTCTTAACACGGaattttaa